In one Agathobacter rectalis ATCC 33656 genomic region, the following are encoded:
- a CDS encoding terminase small subunit: MEKYEQAELDYIAGMKYKEIAEKYETSVNTVKSWKQRYNWVREKRNSRDAKKECAHKNKKVCIQKIKGAAVSDETEKEQVFNDAENPALDERKKLFCLLYSQTFNATQSYQKAYGCSMNTARAHGYELLKNVEVKSEIEYLTELKRQQLLAKESDFVELQMRIAFADAGDYYAIKGDKIVWKDSDQTDTQLVREAKTVKGDISLSLYDKQKAIDWLTKYFLMHPDDKYKAEFDKKRAEVKDDSAEQILANMQIITDVLKNPVPNRKIEDLEGDEESEQTGTTE, from the coding sequence GTGGAAAAATATGAGCAGGCAGAGCTGGATTACATAGCCGGAATGAAGTACAAAGAGATAGCGGAAAAGTACGAGACAAGCGTCAACACCGTGAAAAGCTGGAAGCAGAGATATAACTGGGTAAGAGAAAAGCGCAATAGTAGAGATGCAAAAAAAGAGTGTGCACACAAAAATAAAAAAGTGTGCATACAAAAAATCAAAGGTGCAGCAGTCTCTGATGAAACAGAAAAAGAACAGGTGTTCAATGATGCCGAAAATCCGGCATTAGATGAAAGAAAAAAATTATTTTGTCTTTTATACAGCCAGACATTCAATGCCACACAGAGCTATCAGAAGGCATATGGATGTTCCATGAATACAGCAAGAGCACATGGATATGAACTGTTGAAAAATGTGGAGGTAAAAAGTGAAATAGAGTATCTGACAGAGTTAAAGAGGCAGCAGTTGCTTGCAAAAGAGTCAGATTTTGTGGAGCTGCAGATGAGGATAGCGTTCGCGGATGCAGGAGATTATTACGCAATAAAGGGGGATAAAATCGTCTGGAAAGACTCAGATCAGACAGATACCCAGCTCGTGAGAGAGGCAAAAACAGTAAAAGGAGATATCAGCCTGAGCCTGTATGATAAGCAGAAAGCAATAGACTGGCTGACGAAGTACTTTCTCATGCATCCGGATGATAAATACAAAGCTGAGTTTGACAAGAAGCGGGCAGAGGTAAAGGATGATTCTGCCGAGCAGATACTGGCCAATATGCAGATAATAACGGATGTATTGAAAAATCCGGTACCAAACAGGAAGATAGAGGACTTGGAGGGGGATGAGGAGAGTGAACAGACCGGCACCACTGAGTGA
- a CDS encoding phage terminase large subunit: protein MNRPAPLSERQYEYMQRCINSWFNVAEGGKRGGKNVLQTLIFCSLLETHKNKIHLVAGVSSATAKLNILDCDGYGLLNYFEGRCREGKYKDRDCVYVQTKTGEKIVLVSGGGKDGDEKLIKGNTYGMAYVTEANECHQKFLKEVFDRTLSSTDRKIFHDLNPKEEEHWYYTEILKFHEEQQANDENYGYNYGHFTLVDNMSMSDEKIRTVLKTYQKGTVWYKRDIKGERAVAEGIIFRKFKENNIPYLCDDSILKYNKDGELFPRPSKVIIGMDFGGNGSMTTMVCSLYFRGYHFIYPVEEDYLELSPDIDANNICDKYIEFYRRCAAKYERIDWTFPDSASTTMINSLRSAAKKDGLRYDHIAGCRKNEISERPRTVDLLLNTGRMKVHKRCVNLRKAIGTLKWDEKHPNIPEDKNIGNCNDWWDALCYTMLDFIEYIDLDR from the coding sequence GTGAACAGACCGGCACCACTGAGTGAAAGACAATATGAATATATGCAGAGGTGCATAAATAGCTGGTTTAACGTAGCAGAAGGTGGAAAAAGAGGCGGAAAAAACGTATTACAGACCCTGATATTCTGCAGTCTGCTGGAAACCCACAAGAATAAAATTCATTTAGTGGCAGGAGTATCAAGTGCCACGGCCAAGCTGAATATACTGGACTGTGATGGCTATGGACTGCTCAATTACTTCGAAGGCAGATGCAGAGAGGGCAAATACAAGGACAGGGACTGCGTATATGTCCAGACAAAGACCGGAGAGAAGATAGTGCTCGTGTCCGGAGGAGGAAAAGACGGAGATGAGAAGCTTATAAAGGGTAATACATATGGAATGGCATATGTCACAGAGGCAAACGAGTGTCATCAGAAATTTCTGAAAGAGGTATTTGACCGAACACTCTCCAGCACAGACCGTAAGATATTCCATGATCTGAACCCAAAGGAAGAGGAACACTGGTATTATACCGAAATACTGAAATTCCACGAGGAGCAGCAGGCGAATGATGAAAATTACGGATATAACTATGGACATTTCACCCTGGTAGATAACATGAGCATGTCTGATGAGAAAATCAGGACGGTCCTTAAAACATACCAAAAAGGCACTGTGTGGTACAAACGGGATATAAAAGGCGAGAGAGCTGTAGCAGAGGGCATTATATTCCGTAAATTTAAAGAGAACAATATCCCATATCTATGTGATGACTCAATACTGAAATATAACAAGGACGGAGAGCTGTTCCCAAGGCCGAGTAAGGTCATAATAGGCATGGACTTCGGAGGTAATGGATCCATGACCACAATGGTGTGTTCACTGTATTTTAGAGGGTATCACTTTATTTATCCTGTGGAAGAGGACTATCTGGAGCTGTCCCCGGATATAGATGCCAATAACATCTGTGACAAGTATATAGAGTTTTATCGCAGATGTGCAGCAAAGTATGAGCGTATAGACTGGACATTTCCGGACTCTGCCAGCACAACAATGATAAATTCGCTGCGAAGCGCAGCAAAAAAAGATGGGCTTCGGTATGATCATATAGCAGGATGCCGGAAGAATGAGATATCAGAGAGACCGAGAACTGTAGACCTCCTGCTCAATACTGGCAGAATGAAAGTGCATAAGAGGTGTGTGAACCTAAGAAAGGCAATAGGCACACTCAAGTGGGATGAGAAGCACCCCAACATCCCGGAGGATAAGAACATAGGAAACTGTAATGACTGGTGGGATGCACTGTGTTACACGATGCTTGATTTTATAGAGTATATAGACTTAGACAGATAA